In Scytonema millei VB511283, the genomic stretch AAGCTTTTTCCGATCTTGCCGTGGCAGAATACTTGAATGCTAACTTTTTGCCAATCAAGGTAGACCGAGAAGAACGTCCCGATATTGACAGTATCTACATGCAAGCCTTGCAGATGATGACTGGTCAAGGAGGTTGGCCTTTAAATATCTTTCTCGCACCGGAAGATTTAGTCCCGTTCTATGGTGGAACTTATTTTCCCTTAGAACCGCGCTACGGTAGACCAGGATTTTTACAAGTTTTGCAAGCGCTGCGCCGTTATTACGATACCGAAAAACAGGACTTGCGATCGCGCCAGGAAGCGATTCTTGAAGCTATTCAACAAGCGGCTATTCTCCCCAATACCCAGCCTTTAGATAGCGAACTGTTGCGCCAAGGAATTGAAACTAGTACGGGAATTATTACAGGTGGCGACTACGGAACTAAGTTTCCCATGATTCCCTATGCTGACTTGGCTTTACGGGGGTGGCGTTTCTATCCTGTCTGGAAAGATAATTTTCGCTACAATCTCCCAGAGTCTTGTACTCAGCGGGGTATCGATCTAGCGTTGGGTGGAATTTACGACCATGTTGGGGGTGGTTTCCATCGCTACACCGTCGATCCAACTTGGACAGTCCCTCACTTTGAAAAGATGCTCTACGATAATGGGCAAATTGTCGAGTATTTAGCAAATTTGTGGAGTGCGGGAGTACGAGAACCAGCTTTTGAAAGGGCGATCGCGCTGAGTGTAAAATGGTTGGAACGAGAAATGACGGCTCCTGAAGGTTGTTTTTATGCCGCTCAGGATGCTGATAGTTTTATACACCCAGAAGAGGCAGAGCCAGAGGAAGGAGCGTTTTACGTTTGGAGTTACAGCGAATTAGAAAATATCCTGACTTCAGAAGAATTAACTGCAATCCAAGTAGAATTTACCGTCACTCCCCAAGGCAATTTTGAAGGCAAAAATGTTTTGCAACGCTGTCAAATTGGTAGTTTAAGCGAGACAGTAGAATCAGCTTTGAAAAAACTATTTCAAGTGCGTTATGGTTCTACAGTTGAAGAATTAGAAATTTTTTCACCTGCTAGGAATAACCAAGAAGCAAAAAATCAGACTTGGGCGGGGAGAATTCCTGCTGTCACCGATACCAAAATGATTGTTGCCTGGAATAGTTTGATGATTTCAGGTTTAGCAAGAGCTGCTGTCGTATTCCAACAAGATGATTATTTAGATTTGGCTGTTCGTGCAGCAAATTTCATTTTAGAAAATCAGTGGGTAGATGGGCGGTTTCATCGCCTGAATTATGATGGTAAGGCTGCTGTCATGGCGCAGTCGGAAGATTACGCCCAATTTATTAAAGCATTGTTGGATTTACATCAGGCTGAACTAGGGAGTCGGGAGTCGGGAGTCGGGAGTCGGGAAAGTGCTGTTTCCCTCACTCCTCACTCCTCACTCCTCGCCCCTCACAATTGGTTAGAAAAAGCGATCGCAGTTCAAGCAGAGTTTGATGAATTTTTGTGGAGTGTAGAACTAGGAGGTTATTTCAATACCGCTAAAGATGCGAGTCAGGAGTTAATTGTTAGAGAACGCAGCTACACGGATAATGCGACTCCGGCGGCGAATGGAGTGGCGATCGCTAATCTCGTACGGTTAGCTTTGCTGACAGAAGATCTTACCTATCTCGATCGCGCCGAGCAAGGTTTACAGGCTTTTAGTAGCGCTATGCATCAACACCCACAAGCTTGTCCCAGTTTATTCACTGCTTTTGATTGGTATTCTCACTGTACGACGATTCGGACTTCAAAAGCGCAAATTGAGACATTTTTAAGTCAATATCTTCCTGCTGTCGTGCTGACCCAAGCAGATAACTTACCGGATTCCAGTGTTGGGTTAGTGTGTAAAGGTTTGACTTGTCTTGCACCTGCTGAAACTCTAGAAAAGATGCAGGAACAGATTCAGCAAAGTCAGATGAGGACGCTTTAGGCGAAAGCAATGGGCGAATGAAATTCGCGACTACACAAACCAAGTCCGCCTGCGCGGAATCACTCGAGTAAAAGATTTACAACCCGCATCTGCGGGTTTTATCTGTATAGACGCGATTTCCAATCGCCTAGCTTAATAGAATATAATTTCGTTTCTTTAGGAGATATACTTCCTCTGCCATACTATAGATGGGGTTCTAAATAGTGCATTAGTACTATTTAGCCAGTGGTAGGGAAGAGTTTCAAATCAATGTCTTACGAGCCGCTACACCATAAATATCGCCCTCAGACTTTTGCCGATTTGGTAGGTCAAGAGGCGATCGCGACTACATTAACTCATGCGATCGAGCGACAGAAAATCGCCCCTGCCTATTTATTTACGGGTCCGAGGGGGACGGGAAAAACTTCTAGCGCTCGGATTTTAGCAAAATCGCTGAACTGCCTCAATAGCAACAAACCAACAGCTCAACCCTGCGGTGTCTGTGTCGTGTGTCAAGGAGTTGCTAAAGGTGCGACTCTAGATGTGATTGAAATCGATGCTGCCAGTAACACGGGGGTAGATAATGTTAGAGAATTGATCGAACGCGCCCAATTTGCCCCCGTCCAGTGTCGTTACAAAGTGTACGCGATCGACGAATGCCACATGCTCAGTACGGCGGCGTTTAATGCCCTACTAAAAACATTAGAGGAGCCGCCAGCACATGTCGTATTTGTCCTAGCTACCACCGATCCCCAACGAGTCTTACCAACAATTATTTCGCGCTGCCAAAGGTTTGATTTTCGCCGCATTCCTCTAGACGCGATGATAGGGCATTTAAGCGCGATCGCAGCTAAAGAAAGCATTGATATTACCCCAGAAGCCATACATTTAGTTGCATCCTTTGCGCAGGGAGGGTTGCGGGATGCCGAAAGTTTACTCGATCAGTTGAGCTTATTCGCTGGGGTCATAACTGTAGAGCGAATTTGGGATTTAGTTGGTTCTGTAGCCGAGCCGGACTTGCTAGAAATTTTACAGGCGATCGCACAGAACCAACCAGAAGCATTGCTCGATGCCGTGCGTCGAATTATGGATCGGGGTAGAGAACCGTTGACGCTGCTGCAAAACTTGGCAGGTTTCTATCGCGATTTGCTTGTGGCTAAAACCGCTCCCAACCGTAACGATCTCATCGCCGTTACTCCTGGAACATGGGATGCGCTTTGCACGCAAGCTAAAGCTTGGGATATTTCTAATATCTTGGTAGGACAACAGCACTTAGCTAAAAGTGAAGCCCAAATCAAAAATACAACCCAGCCCCGCTTATGGCTAGAAGTCAGCTTATTGGGATTGTTGCCATCTGCTTCACTTAGGGAGCAGAGAGCAGGGAAGCGGGCAGAGGGCGAGGTTTCCTCGCCATCGGAGCCGCGTAGCAGGGAGCAGTTAATCAGATCGTCGCTTTCTCCTACACCTTCGGGAGTCGGGAGTCGTAGAGGCGGGTTTAGCGAAAGCTTGACAGATGAGGCAACAAACCTTGGTTCAAAACCCGCCCGTACAGAAGTTGGGAGCGAGCAAGCAGAGGCGCAGAGGTGCAGAGTTGCAGAAGGAGAGAAGAGAGCTGGGGGAGTTGGGGAGGCTGGGGAAGCTGGGGGAGAAAAAACAACCGTCAACTGTCAACCGTCAACCAACAACCAACAACCAACAACCAACAACCAAGAATCCTCAATTCCGACTTCCGAATTCCAAACTCCAAATTCTTCTAATGAGGAAGTTTGGCTTCAGGTACTTGCTTGCTTGCAACCGCACTCGACTCAAGCATTGCTCAAGCAAATGGGACGATTAATTCAATTTGAAGCTGGTATTGCCCGGATTGGCATGAAATCTCCAGCTTGGCGCGATCGCGCTAAGGCTTACGTGCCAAATATTAAAGCTGCTTTTCTCTCGGCATTCGGACAAGAAGTCCAGGTACAGCTAGAATTAGCCACAATGTCGAAGGAGGTTCGCGAAACAACCTTGACTGTAGCTAAGATTGTTCCAGCTAATAGTATCGCACTTGAAACGAAAAACAATCATACGAATGGCACTGCTCCCGCGATCGAGAAACCGATTGGTATAGGTGTAACTCAGCCAGATGCTCCAGTTTCAAGCACCCAACCAGCAACCTCTTTTCAAGATGGCACTGCTAAAACACCACTCTCAGCAGCCGCAACTGGAGATCCGGTAGCTCCCATGACTTCCACTCCAGTCGGACAACTGGAAATTAGCGAGTTTGATATTGTAGTTCAACGCTTTGCTAAATCTTTCAATGGTGAGGCGATCGGTGACAGTACAGAATTTACGTCGTCTACAGACATAAGCAGTATCTCATCTGCCACCGTTCCAGAGTGGGAAGATAGTGATACTGCCGAAGACTCCGATCTTGATTTTTGACGATCTGATAATGGTTGATAGTGAATTGTTCGTTGCTGTTAACTACTAACTATTAACTATTAACCATTAACTATCAACAAACAACCAAATCCTAACTATTAACTATTAACCATTAACTATCAACAAACAACCAAATCCTAACTCTTACCCCGATGAACAGTTTTAACCCATTTCAATCGTTTGGGGCGGACTGACATTCTCGCAGTGATACTAGGCATCACCACTAACCAGTGAAACATATAAATAGTACCGCGCATGGTTTGAAGTAGCACCATCAACAGCGTTGATAAACGCAGCTTTCCATCTGGATGAAACCGCTTTAGCCCTTGATACATCCACAACATAGACATTGACATGGCTAAACCTGTCAGCGGGCTAAACACAGGCAAACGATTACGAGCGATCGCCATGAATAAGTCGGGAACCTGGGCAGCGGGTAATAAGTACTGAATCAGCAGATACATGAACATGTCAAAGGTTTTTTGCGTTCCCATGCGGTTGCTCAGGATCGGTCGCCAGTAGTCTAAGTATCGCTGATAGCCGCCTTCTGCCCAACGATTACGCTGATGCCATAGGGCAAGTGCTGTCGTTACACCTTCTTCCTGCACTGCTGGATAAGGTAGGAACTCAATCTCCCACCGATCTAAGTGCAAGCGGAATGTCAAATCGAGGTCATCGGTGATTGTCTCCTCATTCCAGCCACCGCAGTGCTGTAAAGCCGCACGACGGACGAATTGACCGTTCCCCCGTAGTTCACCTAATCCGCCGACTGCCAGTCGTTGCTGCTGCACGTAGGCATCCAAAGCCATTTCAGCTTGCTGTCCTAGCGTCCAGAAATTTTCGCTGGCATTGGCGATCGCTTTGCGTACCTGTACGGCTCCTACCTTTTTTTCTGCAAATAGAGGTAGAACTTGTTTGAGTAGGTCGGGAGTCACGCGAGCATCAGCATCGAATACTGCCAAAATTTCGCCTTTCGTCAGCGGCAAGACTTGATTTAGCGCTCCTGACTTGCCACCAGTCGCTCCAGTCTGGCGATGCAATACTCTCAAGCAGTCGTATTCCTGCTCCAGTTGTGATAGTATTTTTGGCGTGTTGTCGGTGCTATCATCGTCTATCACCCAAACTTCGTACTTGTCATTTGGATAATCTTGATTGCAAAGTATCTTGACAAGATTGCCGATTACTGCTTCTTCGTTCTTGGCTGCCACAAGCAGGGAAATAAAAGGAGCCGTTGCCAGTGCTTCATCACTAACTAATTCTGCCTGCTGGCGCGGTCGAGCTAAGACTATCCGCAGGGCATGAATCCCAAACAACGTAGTTAGACCAAGTACAAACCATGCTCCCCAAGAAACTAAATGCAGGGCAATAGTACTGCTCCAGATCGTAACTAAAACAACTGCGGCTTTGCGCCTGCGACCTTGGAACAGAGATGGCAGCGACGTTGCTGGCAACGTTTCTACAGATTCTTCTGCATCTGACAGGTCTGACAAGAAAGCGCTCAGTGCGTCTAGTTCGTCATATGAATCATTTTCAGACCATGAATTGGCTGGCATAGGTCACTACTCGATCGAACACCAGTAATTGTTTGCGCCATCAGTGGCTTTGCAGTCTTATTGTATCTGACATTTATACCCATCTCGGCATTTCACCTCTTCGCCCCGACTTCCAACCCATGTCACCCCGCTCTGGATACACCTTACCAGTATTCGCTTGTGCTGCGGCTGTAGCAGCTTTACAGCAGATCAAACACGGGCGATCGCTCGATCGTGTTTCAATCGACTTGCTCGAACCACCTGAAATTGTCGAAATTGCGATCGAACAAGTAGCCGAACTTAAGCCAGGGATCGCTTTAGCAATTACCAGTAGCGATCCAGGAGATAATTTGGATATCACGCGAAATACGCCGATCTGGGCATTGGTAGAATTGGGAGTCGAAATTGTAGGGGCGGGTTTAGCAAAAGATTCACAGCCAAAGCAAGATCTCTTGGGTCGAAACCCGCCCGTACCGGAGTCAGAAGTCGGGACAGATTCACCAGCCATCACGCCAAACCTGCCCATTTCAAAGATAATCGGGACGCAGGATGATGCACCCAGAATTACAATCGTTGGCGGCGCAGGAATCGGAAGGATAGTCAATGATTCTTCAATTCCGAATTCCAAATTCCGAATTCCGAATTCTCCTACCAAGCCTGCAATTTACGCCTATGCCCAAAGATTGTTATACGCTAACTTAGAGCGATCGCTCGCCCCAGGGGAAACAATTGAGGTTACAATCATCCTCCCAGAAGGCAGAAAACTTGCAGAGCGTACTTCTAATGCTGCTTTTGGCGTAGTAGATGGACTCTCTTTATTGGGGACGACAGGGATCTCTCAACCTTTGAGCGCCCCAGGACAGTTAGATATCTGTCGCGAACAATTACAAACAAAAGCACGACAGTTTGAGAGTTTAGTTTTTTGTGTGGGAGAAAATGGTCTAGACTTAGCGCCTCAACTGGGGATCGATCGCGAACGGTTAGTTAAAACAGCTAATTGGCTAGGTTCTCTCTTAGTAGAGGCGGGATTGCAGGGAGTCAAAGAAATTTTGTTGTTTGGCTATCATGGCAAGCTGCTGAAACTCGCAGGTGGCATTTTTCATACGCACCACCACCTAGCTGACGGACGGCGCGAGATCCTGACAGCGCACTGTGCCAATCTAGGCTTACCGACAAACGTGCTTCAGGCAATTTTTGCTTGTCCGACAGCAGAAGCCGCGCTGGAATATTTACGGGAATTGGATGTGAGCGAAAACAGCGACTGGGTAAGTCGAGTTTATGAAACGATCGCCTCAGAAATCGATCGACGTTCTCAGGAATATATCTACAACTACAGCGATCGCCAAGTTAGTGTTGGTACAGTTCTGTTTGACCGCGATCGGCAAATTTTAGTCAAAAGCGAAACTGCTACTACCATCCTGGATCGCTTGTGTTAACTTAATAAGAATAAACGTTTAAAGATAGCAATAAATACAGTTTTAGTATCCCTCATTAGATAGGGATATATTTTTTAGATTTGTCATCGAGAGCTTCATCTCTTAGAGCAACCTTTCTCATCCAGCAGGACTTCCAGCAGTGACAATACAAACAGAAATGCCGCCACAGGATGCGTCACTCAGGCGGCTCGATCGGCAAACGATCGTGATTCTTGACTTCGGCTCTCAATATTCGGAATTGATTGCTCGTCGAATTCGCGAGACGCAAGTTTATTCAGAAGTGATCTCCTATCGCACCAGCGCCGAACAACTGCGGCTACTCAATCCCAAAGGAATTATCCTTTCAGGGGGACCCAATTCCGTGTATGACAAAGGCGCTCCGCAGTGCGATCCCGCAATTTGGCATTTGGGTATCCCCATCCTTGGTGTGTGCTATGGAATGCAGCTGATGGTCAATCAGTTAGGCGGACAAGTGGTTCGCGCCGAACGGGGAGAGTATGGTAAAGCAGCCTTGTGTATAGACGATCCTACGGACTTGCTGACCAACGTAGAAGATGGGACGACCATGTGGATGAGCCACGGGGATTCCTGCGTCAAGCTACCGGAAGGGTTTGAAATTCTCGCCCATACAGAAAATACTAGCTGTGCGGCGATCGCCGAACACAATACAAAGCTTTACGGCGTGCAGTTTCATCCAGAAGTCGTCCACTCAATCGGTGGTCTAGCATTAATTCGCAATTTTGTCTACCACATTTGCGACTGCGAACCAACTTGGACGACAGCGGCTTTTGTTGAAGAGTCAGTGCGCGAAGTCCGGGCGAAAGTCGGTGATAAGCGGGTGTTATTGGCGCTTTCGGGTGGTGTAGACTCCTCTACCCTGGCTTTTCTCTTACATCGGGCGATCGGAGACAAACTGACTTGTGTATTCATCGATCAAGGCTTTATGCGCAAGCACGAACCGGAACGGTTGGTGAAGTTGTTTCGAGAACAGTTTCACATTCCGGTAGAGTATGTTAATGCTAGCGATCGCTTTTTAGCGGCGATCGCAGGTGTTACCGATCCCGAAGAAAAACGCCGTCGGATCGGACATGAATTCATTAGCACGTTTGAAGAGAGTTCCAAGCGTCTCGGACCCTTCGACTACCTAGCTCAAGGAACGCTTTACCCAGACGTAATCGAATCTGCCGATACCAACGTCGATCCCAAAACAGGCGAACGTGTCGCAGTGAAGATCAAGAGTCATCACAACGTCGGTGGTTTACCCAAAGACTTGAGATTCAAACTCGTCGAACCCCTCCGCAAACTCTTCAAAGACGAAGTACGTAAAGTCGGACGGGCGATCGGCTTACCGGAAGAAATCGTTCAGCGCCAGCCATTTCCTGGTCCTGGCTTAGCAATTCGGATTATTGGTGAAGTCACAGCCGAACGGTTGGAAATTCTTCGCGATGCAGATCTGATCGTCCGTCAAGAGATCAATCGCCAGGGTTTATACAATGACGTATGGCAAGCCTTTGCAGTCCTTTTACCAATTCGTAGCGTTGGTGTCATGGGCGACCAGAGAACTTATGCTTATCCAATTGTTCTACGTCTCGTTACCAGCGAAGATGGGATGACGGCAGATTGGGCAAGAGTTCCTTACGATTTATTGGAATTAATTTCTAACCGGATTGTGAATGAAGTCAAGGGCGTAAATCGTGTTGTTTACGATATTACTTCTAAGCCACCTGGAACCATCGAATGGGAATAGGTTGAGATTGTGAATATAGAATTCCATCTCAAAGAAATCTTGACTAGGTTAGAAACTAAAGTTGACAAGATTTCTGAAGATGTTAGCGATATCAAAACAAATCTAGTCAGAGTGGAAGCAGAACTCAAAGGCGATCTAGTCAGAGTGGAAGCAGAACTCAAAGGCGAAATTCGGGTCTTGGATGAAAAAATAGACGGTATTGCCAAGCGGGTTGATACCCAGGAGTTTATCAATCGAGGAGTAGTAATTGGACTGGTGCTAGCAATTTTAGGAGGGTTTGCCAAAATCTTTGGTTTTGTTTCCTAAGAGTCTGGGCGAATAGAATTCGCGGCTAAACAAACCAAGTCCGCCTGCGCGGACTGCTTTTAAACCCGCGCAGGCGGGTTTCGTCTGTATAGCTGCGATTTCAATCGCTCAGTTCGATTCTGTTGTATTAATTCCAATATCGGATATTGCTGACGCAAAAAAAGCGATCGCTAGCCTTTACCTTTTTGACTGTTGTACGGGCGGGTTTAGCAGATCGATTCACCGCTTTGACGACAAATTTTTACTCAAAACCCGCCCCTACCTTTGACTGTTGTACGGGCGGGTTTAGCAGATAGATTCACAGCTAGAACCAGAAATTTTTAGTCAAAACCCACCCCTACTTTTGACTTTTGCTCTACCAACTGACTCACATAGCGATCGCCCCAATCGCGCATCATTAGTAAAATTGGTTCTAAACTGCGACCAAATTCGGTTAAAGAGTATTCTACTTTCGGTGGCACTTCAGCATAAACAGTACGCTTAACCACACCATCTTTTTCTAATTCGCGTAACTGCAAAGTCAACATTCTTTGAGTGCAACCTTGTACTAAACGTTGAAGTTCGTTAAAACGTTTGGTTCCCTCCATTAGATGAAACAGAATCACGCCTTTCCAGCGACCACCAATCACATCTAATGTTGCTTCTACAGAACAACCGTAGCGATAATCGTATTGTCTGCTTTGCATAGACTGCCTCTAATAGGATAAATTTTGATACTACCGCACAAATTTAATACTACTCTACAAAAATGTGCGTACTTGTCAATTCTTAATTTAGCTTAGAAACTTAAATTATAGGTTTTTGATCGCAACTATTTGAACGAAGCGCAATTAAAAGTAAAGTAGCGCTTTTGTTTCAGATTTCTGTTAGTTATTTGTCACGTTCTAATCGACTATTTAGGTCGTCTCGACCTATTATTTTGTGCTGTTCGCTAACAAATTGGAGACATTTATGAAAGCTTATGAAATCCAGAACGACAAGCCAGAATTGGATGCTTTAACATTAGTAGAACGTCCGCAGCCGCAACCCAAAGCCGGACAAGTTTTGGTCAAAATGAAGGCTGCATCGCTCAATTATCGAGATTTACTCGTTGCAAAAGGGACTTATGGTTCCCCATCAGTTAATCCAATAGTGCCACTGTCTGACGGTGCGGGAGAAGTTGTTGCTGTGGGAGAAAGTGTGACGCGAGTAAAGGTGGGCGATCGCGTTGCAGGCATTTTCATGCAATCATTCATATCAGGGGAATTGACACTAGAAAAAGCGAATTCTGCCCTTGGTGGTGCGATCGATGGTGTATTAGCAGAGTACGTTGTCTTTGACGAACAGGGAGTTGTCAAAATTCCCGCACACCTATCTTATGAAGAAGCTGCAACTTTACCTTGTGCTGCTGTTACAGCTTGGAACGCAATGATAGCAGAGGGACAGCTTAAGGCAGGTGATACCGTGCTGCTACAAGGAACCGGAGGCGTATCGCTGTTTGGTTTGCAATTCGCCAAGATGATGGGCGCACGGGTTATTCTAACTAGCAGTAGTGATGAGAAATTAGACCGTGCCATGCAGCTAGGTGCAGATGTAGGCATTAATTACAAAACTACACCCGACTGGGATGAAAAAGTCGAGAAATTGACGGATGGTAGGGGTGTAGATTTGGTTGTAGAAGTTGGGGGATCGGGAACGCTGTCAAAATCTCTTCGTGCCGTGCGCTACGGTGGTAAAGTGGCTACGATCGGCGTGCTTACAGGTATGATGGGAAATGTCAGCACTGGTTCAATCCTGTTCAAACATATCCGAGTCCAAGGTATTTATGTAGGCTCTCGCGATTTATTTGAAGACATGAATCGCGGTATTAGCCTGCACGAAATAAAACCAATTATAGATCGAGTCTTTCCATTCCACGAAACCAGAGCAGCACTAACCTACCTCGAAAGCGGCGCACACTTCGGTAAAGTTTGTATAAGCCTGTAAGAATTAAACGGATCCTAGAGGACTCGAACCTCTGACTTACCGATTAGAAATCGGTTGTTCTATCCACTGAACTAAGGATCCAGAAACTAAGCCAAGGTAGAACATTGCTACCCTAACAAAAAGTAAGCTGCACTTACATTAGAAGTGAGCTTACATATCCTATCAAAAAATTGGTCAATTGTGGATGACTATCCAAAAGTCGAGCTATTCCAGCCCCACATATAACCTTTCGCGTCGTTGAATTCAATATAGATGCGGTTTTTGTCTACACCTAACGCTTGGTTAATCTGCTGGCAAAAGTCCTGACTCATTGCCTTGGTTTGTTCTGGCTTCATCGTTCCGACGCTTTTTACTTCTATGTAGCAAACTGGATCTAACGTTCCAGCAAAAGTCATCGGTACATCAGGTTCAAACGCCGTCATCACGTATGATTCTGGTTTACCCGTATGCTTTGCCAACATAGAAGATAGGCTTTTCAGCAAAGCTTCCACATCAGATTCAACAGGAGTCGCGATCGAAGTTTGAACTTTAATTAATGGCATAGTTATCAGTTGTCAGTTGTCAGTTATCAGTTATCAGTTATCAGTTGCCAGTTGTCAGTTAATTCAGACTTCCGACTTTTGACTTTTGACTTCTTCCCTAGCCTCCATACTGCCAGCCGGTTGTCTCTAAGCGCAGCGAGTCTCCTTCGCGGTGAACGCCAGCAGCGATGACTTCGCCAACATAAACTGTATGGTCGCCTTTTTCCACTGCACCGACAACTTGACATTCAACGTAGCCTAAAGAGTCAGTCAGGATCGGACACCCCGTTTCGCCGATATAAAACTCGATATCGTCGAATTTGTTGCCTACTCGTCGTTGGGGTTGAAAGAATTTTTGGGCTATATCTTTTTGTTCGGCATCGAGAAAACTGATTGCAAATACCCCACTGGTTTTGATCATCTCGTGGGATTTGGAGTCTTGTTTGACACAATTGACTATTAAAGGTGGTTTAAAAGAAGCCTGCATGATCCAGCTAGCGGTGAAGCCATTGACATCTTCTCCATCCTTCACACCACATACATAAAGTCCGTGCGGAATTTTCCGCAGCATGGTTTTCTTGGCTTGTTCGTCTAGCAAGGTGCGTTC encodes the following:
- a CDS encoding zinc-dependent alcohol dehydrogenase family protein produces the protein MKAYEIQNDKPELDALTLVERPQPQPKAGQVLVKMKAASLNYRDLLVAKGTYGSPSVNPIVPLSDGAGEVVAVGESVTRVKVGDRVAGIFMQSFISGELTLEKANSALGGAIDGVLAEYVVFDEQGVVKIPAHLSYEEAATLPCAAVTAWNAMIAEGQLKAGDTVLLQGTGGVSLFGLQFAKMMGARVILTSSSDEKLDRAMQLGADVGINYKTTPDWDEKVEKLTDGRGVDLVVEVGGSGTLSKSLRAVRYGGKVATIGVLTGMMGNVSTGSILFKHIRVQGIYVGSRDLFEDMNRGISLHEIKPIIDRVFPFHETRAALTYLESGAHFGKVCISL
- a CDS encoding flavin reductase family protein; protein product: MLDEQAKKTMLRKIPHGLYVCGVKDGEDVNGFTASWIMQASFKPPLIVNCVKQDSKSHEMIKTSGVFAISFLDAEQKDIAQKFFQPQRRVGNKFDDIEFYIGETGCPILTDSLGYVECQVVGAVEKGDHTVYVGEVIAAGVHREGDSLRLETTGWQYGG
- a CDS encoding phenylpyruvate tautomerase MIF-related protein, which encodes MPLIKVQTSIATPVESDVEALLKSLSSMLAKHTGKPESYVMTAFEPDVPMTFAGTLDPVCYIEVKSVGTMKPEQTKAMSQDFCQQINQALGVDKNRIYIEFNDAKGYMWGWNSSTFG